A region of Leclercia adecarboxylata DNA encodes the following proteins:
- the ubiA gene encoding 4-hydroxybenzoate octaprenyltransferase, with translation MEWSLKQNKLLAYHRLMRTDKPIGALLLLWPTLWALWVATPGLPPLWILAVFVAGVWLMRAAGCVVNDYADRKFDGHVKRTANRPLPSGDVTEKEARTLFVVLVLLSFLLVLTLNTMTILLSVAALALAWVYPFMKRYTHLPQVVLGAAFGWSIPMAFAAVSESVPLSCWLMFLANILWAVAYDTQYAMVDRDDDLKIGIKSTAILFGRQDKLIIGILQVAVLALMVAIGYLNQLGGAFYAAVAAAGVLFIYQQKLIANREREACFKAFLNNNYVGLVLFVGLAISYWA, from the coding sequence ATGGAGTGGAGTCTGAAGCAGAACAAGCTGCTGGCGTACCACCGCCTGATGCGAACGGATAAGCCGATCGGTGCCTTATTGCTGCTGTGGCCGACCTTGTGGGCGCTGTGGGTGGCTACCCCCGGGCTGCCGCCGCTGTGGATCCTGGCGGTATTCGTGGCGGGCGTCTGGCTGATGCGTGCCGCAGGCTGTGTGGTTAACGACTATGCCGATCGCAAATTTGACGGCCACGTGAAACGCACGGCCAACCGCCCGCTGCCGAGCGGCGACGTCACCGAGAAAGAGGCGCGCACGCTGTTTGTGGTGCTGGTCCTGCTCTCGTTCCTGCTGGTGTTAACCCTGAACACCATGACTATTCTGCTCTCCGTGGCAGCGCTGGCTCTGGCCTGGGTCTATCCGTTTATGAAGCGCTACACCCATCTGCCGCAGGTGGTGCTGGGAGCCGCCTTTGGCTGGTCGATTCCGATGGCGTTTGCCGCCGTCAGCGAAAGTGTGCCGCTGAGCTGCTGGCTGATGTTCCTGGCTAACATCCTCTGGGCGGTGGCCTACGACACCCAGTACGCGATGGTGGATCGCGACGACGATCTGAAGATTGGCATCAAATCGACCGCCATTCTGTTTGGTCGTCAGGACAAACTGATTATCGGGATTTTGCAGGTGGCGGTGCTGGCGCTGATGGTGGCGATTGGCTACCTGAACCAGCTTGGCGGAGCGTTCTACGCGGCGGTTGCGGCGGCGGGCGTGCTGTTTATCTACCAGCAAAAGCTGATTGCCAACCGCGAGCGCGAAGCCTGTTTTAAAGCGTTTTTGAATAACAACTATGTGGGGCTGGTGTTGTTTGTCGGGTTAGCGATTAGCTACTGGGCATAA
- the malK gene encoding maltose/maltodextrin ABC transporter ATP-binding protein MalK: MASVELRNVTKAWGDVVVSKDINLDIQEGEFVVFVGPSGCGKSTLLRMIAGLETITSGDLMIGDTRMNDIPPAERGVGMVFQSYALYPHLSVAENMSFGLKLAGAKKETINQRVTQVAEVLQLAHLLERKPKALSGGQRQRVAIGRTLVAEPRVFLLDEPLSNLDAALRVQMRIEISRLHKRLGRTMIYVTHDQVEAMTLADKIVVLDAGRVAQVGKPLELYHYPADRFVAGFIGSPKMNFLPVKVTATAIDQVQVELPNRQQVWLPVDSANVNVGANMSLGIRPEHLLPSHIADVTLEGEVQVVEQLGHETQIHIQIPAIRQNLVYRQNDVVLVKEGATFAIGLPPERCHLFREDGTACRRLHQEPGV; the protein is encoded by the coding sequence ATGGCGAGCGTAGAACTGCGTAACGTAACGAAAGCCTGGGGCGACGTGGTGGTATCGAAAGATATCAATCTCGATATCCAGGAAGGTGAATTCGTGGTTTTTGTTGGCCCGTCAGGCTGTGGTAAATCCACGCTGCTGCGCATGATTGCCGGTCTGGAGACCATCACCAGCGGCGATCTGATGATTGGCGATACCCGGATGAACGATATCCCGCCTGCGGAGCGCGGCGTCGGGATGGTATTCCAGTCTTACGCACTTTATCCCCATCTCTCCGTTGCCGAGAACATGTCGTTCGGCCTCAAGCTGGCTGGCGCAAAAAAAGAGACCATTAACCAGCGCGTGACCCAGGTTGCCGAAGTGCTGCAGCTGGCGCACCTGCTGGAGCGTAAGCCGAAGGCGCTCTCCGGTGGTCAGCGTCAGCGTGTGGCGATTGGCCGTACGCTGGTGGCAGAGCCGCGCGTGTTCCTGCTCGATGAGCCGCTGTCGAACCTCGACGCCGCGCTGCGCGTGCAGATGCGTATTGAGATCTCCCGTCTGCACAAACGCCTTGGGCGCACCATGATTTACGTCACCCACGATCAGGTCGAAGCGATGACCCTGGCCGACAAGATTGTGGTGCTGGATGCCGGTCGCGTGGCGCAGGTCGGTAAACCGCTGGAGCTCTATCACTACCCGGCAGACCGCTTTGTTGCGGGCTTTATTGGCTCGCCAAAGATGAACTTCCTGCCGGTGAAAGTCACCGCGACCGCCATCGATCAGGTTCAGGTCGAACTGCCTAACCGCCAGCAGGTGTGGTTACCGGTAGACAGCGCGAACGTCAACGTAGGGGCCAACATGTCCCTTGGTATCCGCCCTGAGCATCTGCTGCCAAGCCACATCGCCGATGTGACTCTTGAAGGCGAGGTTCAGGTGGTTGAGCAGTTAGGTCATGAAACACAGATTCATATCCAGATCCCAGCCATTCGTCAGAACCTGGTCTACCGCCAGAACGACGTGGTGTTGGTAAAAGAGGGTGCCACATTCGCTATCGGCTTGCCGCCAGAGCGCTGCCATCTGTTCCGTGAGGATGGCACCGCATGTCGTCGGCTGCATCAGGAGCCCGGCGTTTAA
- the ubiC gene encoding chorismate lyase, giving the protein MSHPALLLLRALRYFDEIPALEPEQLDWLLLEDSMTKRFEQQGKKVTVTLIQEGFVTPDAVADELPLLPKEARYWLREILLCADGEPWLAGRTVVPESTLTGPEMALQQMGKTPLGRYLFTSSELTRDFIEIGRDAGLWGRRSRLRLSGKPLMLTELFLPASPLY; this is encoded by the coding sequence ATGTCACACCCCGCGCTTTTGCTCCTGCGTGCGCTGCGCTATTTCGACGAAATCCCCGCGCTGGAACCGGAGCAGCTCGACTGGCTGCTGCTGGAAGATTCCATGACCAAACGTTTTGAGCAGCAGGGCAAGAAAGTCACCGTTACCCTCATTCAGGAGGGGTTTGTCACGCCTGACGCGGTTGCGGATGAACTGCCGTTACTGCCGAAAGAGGCGCGCTACTGGCTGCGGGAGATCCTGCTGTGTGCCGACGGCGAGCCGTGGCTGGCCGGGCGCACCGTGGTGCCAGAGTCCACCCTCACCGGGCCGGAGATGGCGCTGCAGCAGATGGGCAAAACCCCGCTGGGACGTTATCTGTTCACCTCCTCCGAGCTGACCCGTGATTTTATTGAAATTGGGCGCGATGCCGGGCTGTGGGGACGCCGTTCCCGCCTGCGCTTAAGTGGTAAACCCTTGATGCTGACCGAGCTGTTTTTACCGGCGTCACCGTTGTATTAA
- the malE gene encoding maltose/maltodextrin ABC transporter substrate-binding protein MalE encodes MNIKTGARVFALSALAAMMISAPALAKIEEGKLVIWINGDKGYNGLAEVGKKFEKDTGIKVTVEHPDKLEEKFPQVAATGDGPDIIFWAHDRFGGYAQSGLLAEVSPDKAFQDKLFPFTWDAVRYNGKLIAYPVAVESLSLIYNKDLVPNPPKTWEEIPALDKELKAKGKSALMFNLQEPYFTWPLIAADGGYAFKFENGKYDVKDVGVDSAGAKAGLTFLVDLIKNKQMNADTDYSIAEAAFNKGETAMTINGPWAWSNIDKSKINYGVAVLPTFKGKPSKPFVGVLSAGINAASPNKELAKEFLENYLLTDQGLEEVNKDKPLGAVALKSFQETLAKDPRIAATMSNAEKGEIMPNIPQMAAFWYATRTAVINAASGRQTVDAALKDAQGRITK; translated from the coding sequence ATGAATATCAAGACTGGCGCACGCGTTTTCGCATTGTCCGCCCTGGCAGCAATGATGATTTCCGCTCCGGCGCTCGCCAAAATTGAAGAAGGTAAGCTGGTAATCTGGATTAACGGCGACAAAGGCTATAACGGTCTGGCCGAAGTGGGTAAAAAATTCGAGAAAGATACCGGCATCAAAGTCACCGTTGAGCACCCGGACAAGCTGGAAGAGAAATTCCCGCAGGTTGCGGCCACCGGCGACGGCCCGGACATTATCTTCTGGGCGCATGACCGTTTCGGCGGCTACGCGCAGTCTGGCCTGCTGGCGGAAGTGTCTCCGGATAAAGCCTTCCAGGACAAGCTGTTCCCGTTCACCTGGGACGCCGTGCGTTACAACGGCAAGCTGATTGCTTACCCGGTCGCGGTTGAATCGCTCTCCCTGATCTACAACAAAGACCTGGTACCGAACCCGCCAAAAACCTGGGAAGAGATCCCGGCGCTGGATAAAGAGCTGAAGGCGAAAGGTAAGAGCGCGCTGATGTTCAACCTGCAGGAGCCGTACTTCACCTGGCCGCTGATTGCTGCCGACGGCGGTTATGCGTTCAAGTTTGAAAACGGCAAATACGACGTGAAAGACGTCGGCGTGGACAGCGCAGGCGCGAAAGCGGGTCTGACCTTCCTGGTTGACCTGATCAAGAACAAACAGATGAACGCGGATACCGATTACTCCATCGCCGAAGCGGCCTTCAACAAGGGCGAAACCGCGATGACCATCAACGGTCCGTGGGCGTGGTCCAACATCGACAAGAGCAAAATCAACTACGGCGTCGCGGTGCTGCCAACCTTCAAAGGCAAGCCGTCTAAACCATTCGTTGGCGTGCTGAGTGCCGGTATCAACGCCGCCAGCCCGAACAAAGAGCTGGCGAAAGAGTTCCTCGAAAACTACCTGCTGACCGATCAGGGTCTGGAAGAAGTTAACAAGGACAAACCGCTGGGCGCTGTCGCGCTGAAATCCTTCCAGGAAACCCTGGCGAAAGATCCACGTATCGCGGCAACCATGAGCAACGCCGAGAAAGGCGAAATCATGCCGAACATCCCGCAGATGGCTGCCTTCTGGTATGCCACCCGTACTGCGGTCATCAACGCAGCAAGCGGTCGTCAGACCGTGGATGCCGCGCTGAAAGATGCACAGGGCCGTATTACCAAGTAA
- the malM gene encoding maltose operon protein MalM, which translates to MKMKKSLVALCLSAGLLASVPAVTLASVNFVPQNTSAAPAIPGAALQQLVWTPVDQSKAQTTQLSTGGQTLNVAGIAGPVAAYSVPANIGEITLTLTSVVDKQTSVFAPNVLILDQNLTPSAYFPSEYFTYQEPGVMSADRLEGVMRLTPALGQQKLYVLVFTTDKDLQQTTKLLDPAKAYAKGTGNAVPDIPDPIARHVTDGQLKLKVSTNNASSVLVGPLFGSSGPGPVTVGNTAAPAPVYAAPAPAQAAAPVAAPAVAPTPAPAKKSEPVLNDTETYFNQAIKQAVAKGDVDKALKLLDEAERLGSTTARSTFISSVKGKG; encoded by the coding sequence ATGAAAATGAAAAAAAGTCTCGTCGCGCTGTGCCTCTCTGCAGGGCTGCTGGCAAGCGTTCCAGCCGTTACCCTCGCCAGCGTCAATTTCGTACCGCAAAACACCAGCGCCGCGCCTGCTATTCCGGGAGCCGCGCTCCAGCAGCTGGTCTGGACGCCTGTTGATCAGTCCAAAGCCCAGACAACCCAACTCTCTACCGGTGGCCAGACCTTAAACGTGGCGGGGATCGCCGGTCCGGTGGCTGCCTACAGCGTGCCGGCTAACATTGGCGAAATCACTCTGACGCTGACAAGCGTTGTGGATAAACAGACCAGCGTATTTGCACCGAACGTGCTGATTCTGGACCAGAATCTGACACCATCGGCCTACTTCCCGAGCGAATACTTCACCTACCAGGAACCGGGCGTGATGAGCGCCGATCGCCTGGAAGGGGTGATGCGCCTGACGCCAGCGCTGGGCCAGCAGAAATTGTATGTGCTGGTGTTCACCACCGATAAAGATCTGCAGCAAACCACCAAACTTCTCGATCCGGCTAAAGCCTATGCCAAAGGCACCGGCAACGCCGTACCGGATATCCCGGACCCGATTGCCCGTCACGTGACGGATGGCCAGCTGAAGCTGAAAGTGTCTACCAATAACGCCTCCAGCGTGCTGGTTGGCCCACTGTTTGGCTCTTCCGGCCCGGGCCCGGTCACGGTCGGTAATACCGCCGCACCTGCACCTGTATATGCCGCACCGGCCCCAGCGCAAGCCGCCGCCCCGGTTGCCGCGCCAGCCGTTGCCCCGACTCCGGCTCCGGCGAAGAAGAGCGAGCCGGTACTGAACGATACCGAAACCTACTTCAATCAGGCCATTAAACAGGCAGTCGCAAAAGGTGACGTCGATAAAGCGCTGAAACTGCTTGATGAAGCAGAGCGTTTAGGCTCAACCACTGCCCGTTCCACCTTTATCAGCAGTGTAAAAGGCAAGGGGTGA
- a CDS encoding maltoporin, with translation MMITLRKVPLALAIAAGIMSAQAGAVDFKGYARSGIGWTGSGGEQQCFQATGAQSKYRLGNECETYAEIKLGQEVWKEGDKSFYFDTNVAYSVAQQNDWEATSPAFREANVQGKNLIEWLPGSTIWAGKRFYQRHDVHMIDFYYWDISGPGAGIENIDLGFGKLSLAATRSSESGGSSAFSDFDTDGNRVYDNIVPNDVFDVRLAGMEINPGGTLELGVDYGHTNIPDDYYLQPGASKDGWMFTAEHTQSMLKGFNKFVVQYATDSMTSNGKGIPQGASLNNDGSLIRVLDHGAITLADQWDLMYVGMYQNIDRDNNNGTEWWTVGVRPMFKWTPIMSTLLEVGYDNVKSQKTDDTNSQYKITLAQQWQAGDSIWSRPAIRVFATYAKWDEKWGYADNGDTGYTSGVAYNDTSAKTFSRGDNDEWTFGAQMEIWW, from the coding sequence ATAATGATTACTCTGCGCAAAGTCCCTCTGGCACTCGCCATTGCGGCAGGCATCATGTCTGCCCAGGCCGGCGCTGTAGACTTTAAAGGTTATGCTCGTTCCGGCATTGGCTGGACCGGGAGTGGTGGCGAACAGCAGTGTTTCCAGGCAACAGGTGCACAAAGTAAATACCGTCTCGGTAACGAATGTGAAACCTATGCTGAGATTAAACTGGGCCAGGAAGTGTGGAAAGAGGGCGACAAGAGCTTCTACTTCGACACCAACGTAGCCTACTCCGTTGCACAGCAGAATGACTGGGAAGCGACCAGCCCGGCCTTCCGTGAAGCAAACGTGCAGGGTAAAAACCTGATCGAATGGCTGCCAGGCTCCACTATCTGGGCCGGTAAGCGCTTCTATCAGCGTCATGACGTTCACATGATCGACTTCTACTACTGGGATATCTCCGGTCCTGGTGCAGGTATCGAAAACATCGATCTGGGCTTCGGTAAACTGTCTCTGGCAGCGACCCGTTCTTCTGAGTCCGGCGGCTCTTCCGCGTTCTCAGACTTCGATACTGATGGCAACCGCGTTTACGACAATATCGTGCCAAACGACGTCTTTGACGTTCGTTTAGCGGGCATGGAAATCAACCCGGGCGGTACCCTGGAGCTGGGCGTTGACTACGGTCACACCAACATTCCTGACGACTACTACCTGCAGCCTGGCGCCTCTAAAGATGGCTGGATGTTCACCGCTGAACACACCCAGAGCATGCTGAAAGGCTTTAACAAGTTTGTGGTTCAGTACGCAACGGACTCTATGACCTCCAACGGTAAAGGTATCCCGCAGGGTGCGAGCCTGAACAACGACGGTTCTCTGATCCGCGTTCTCGACCACGGTGCGATCACCCTGGCTGACCAGTGGGATCTGATGTACGTCGGTATGTACCAGAACATCGACCGCGACAACAACAACGGTACCGAATGGTGGACCGTGGGTGTTCGTCCGATGTTCAAATGGACACCAATCATGTCCACCCTGCTGGAAGTTGGCTACGACAACGTCAAGTCTCAGAAAACTGACGACACCAACAGCCAGTACAAAATCACCCTGGCGCAACAGTGGCAGGCAGGCGACAGCATCTGGTCCCGTCCGGCTATCCGCGTCTTCGCAACCTACGCCAAGTGGGATGAGAAATGGGGTTACGCAGACAACGGTGACACTGGCTACACCTCTGGCGTAGCGTATAACGACACCTCTGCGAAAACCTTCAGCCGTGGCGACAACGATGAGTGGACCTTCGGTGCCCAGATGGAAATCTGGTGGTAA